The following proteins are encoded in a genomic region of Sulfurimonas sp. HSL3-7:
- a CDS encoding DUF695 domain-containing protein translates to MIEYYIANDEASSVMTEVEMDYIETAPQEERPWLLWAFFKMNEVDEKGFPTASELSGLQEAAMSLEEALTKELDAVYVGQRYAEGWMELYFYAPTAKRFQTIVTEHASARYVFDSGSSRDAKWEHYRYMLYPDALMLQQIQSRDIIAELKEAGDDLTKSREVEHYLQFQTEANAKRAGEKLALEGFAVKEISYDSSEEYAHVLTLTKEHLIDEALLEKLARMLIEAASKEHGLYAGWSTALAS, encoded by the coding sequence ATGATCGAATACTATATTGCAAACGATGAAGCGTCTTCCGTTATGACGGAAGTCGAGATGGACTATATTGAGACGGCGCCTCAGGAGGAACGTCCCTGGCTGCTGTGGGCTTTTTTCAAGATGAACGAGGTCGATGAGAAGGGGTTTCCGACCGCTTCGGAACTGAGCGGGCTTCAGGAGGCTGCAATGTCTCTCGAAGAGGCGTTGACCAAGGAGCTCGACGCCGTCTATGTCGGGCAAAGGTATGCGGAAGGGTGGATGGAACTCTACTTCTATGCGCCGACGGCCAAAAGGTTTCAAACCATTGTGACCGAACACGCTTCTGCGCGGTATGTCTTTGATTCAGGCTCTTCCAGAGACGCCAAGTGGGAACACTACCGCTACATGCTCTATCCCGACGCCTTGATGCTACAGCAGATACAGAGCCGCGATATAATCGCCGAGCTCAAAGAGGCCGGTGACGATCTTACCAAGAGCCGTGAAGTCGAGCATTACCTGCAGTTCCAAACCGAGGCAAATGCAAAACGGGCCGGTGAAAAGCTGGCCCTTGAGGGCTTTGCCGTCAAAGAGATAAGCTATGACAGCAGCGAAGAATATGCCCATGTGCTGACGCTGACCAAAGAACATCTCATCGATGAGGCGCTTTTGGAAAAGCTTGCCAGAATGCTTATCGAGGCGGCATCCAAAGAGCACGGCCTTTATGCCGGTTGGAGCACGGCGCTGGCTTCATGA
- a CDS encoding MFS transporter, which produces MFKIRGTYAYIIALFLNAFTDLGHKIIIQNTVFKIYDNQEQIILTAIVNALILLPFIMVFTPAGFISDKFPKNRVMAYAAAVAVVLTLAITFSYYMGWFEVAFGFTFLLAMQSAFYSPAKYGYIKELVGNRFISAGNAAVQAATTVAILSGIVVYTLFFESMLGTFETADDIVREIAPLGWMLVAGSVVELLLMLRLPNRQRVPSERRFHAGKYFSGYYLRKNMKTITRKRPILDAIIALSIFWGVSQVALAIFGAYAKEQLGITNTIYVQGILGLTAIGIIIGSVIAARFSKFYIHMGLVPFSAAGMALSLFLIPTLLQIELIAALFFLFGLSSGMFIVPLNAFIQKHAPGVHLGTILAGNNFIQNIFMVFFLGLTTLFAYKGLNAEGLFYAIAALTSAMAVYMIKKHDLILTWFIVELVLSLRYKFVYEGSENVPPSRAVLLLGNHVSWIDWVIVQLAVERRTVFMMDRDIYNWPLLHHFFKWGSAIPVSARASKDAFRQAKEHLDHSELVTLFPEGSINRGEELQPFLRGFELVARDAHGVIVPFYIGGMWGSRYSRSPKKYVERRSRSLRRKVTVLYGEPMPMHSSADEVKTAVQKLKDDYYAQ; this is translated from the coding sequence ATGTTCAAAATCAGGGGTACCTACGCCTATATCATCGCCCTTTTTTTAAATGCCTTTACCGATCTCGGCCACAAAATCATCATCCAGAACACGGTCTTCAAGATCTACGACAACCAGGAGCAGATCATCCTCACGGCGATCGTCAACGCCCTGATCCTGCTGCCGTTCATCATGGTCTTTACCCCGGCAGGGTTTATTTCCGACAAATTTCCCAAGAACCGTGTCATGGCCTATGCGGCGGCGGTCGCTGTTGTTCTGACACTTGCGATCACCTTCTCCTACTATATGGGATGGTTTGAAGTGGCCTTCGGCTTTACTTTTCTGCTGGCGATGCAGAGTGCATTTTATTCGCCGGCAAAGTACGGCTATATCAAAGAGCTGGTGGGTAACAGGTTCATTTCGGCGGGTAATGCGGCGGTACAGGCGGCAACGACGGTCGCGATTCTTTCGGGGATCGTCGTCTATACCCTGTTTTTTGAGAGTATGCTCGGCACCTTTGAAACGGCGGACGACATCGTACGCGAGATAGCACCGCTCGGGTGGATGCTGGTCGCCGGTTCGGTCGTCGAGCTGCTGTTGATGTTGCGACTGCCAAACAGACAGCGCGTGCCCTCCGAACGCAGGTTTCATGCAGGAAAATACTTTTCGGGCTATTATCTGCGTAAAAATATGAAGACCATCACCCGTAAACGCCCGATACTCGATGCCATCATCGCGCTTTCGATTTTCTGGGGCGTTTCGCAGGTGGCGCTGGCGATCTTCGGGGCGTATGCCAAAGAGCAGCTTGGCATTACCAATACGATCTATGTGCAGGGTATTTTGGGACTTACCGCAATCGGCATCATCATCGGTTCGGTCATAGCGGCGCGTTTTTCGAAGTTCTATATCCATATGGGGCTGGTGCCGTTCAGTGCTGCCGGTATGGCACTCAGTCTCTTTCTTATTCCGACCCTGTTGCAGATCGAGCTGATTGCCGCTCTCTTTTTTCTTTTCGGTCTCTCTTCGGGGATGTTCATTGTGCCGCTTAACGCCTTTATCCAGAAACATGCCCCCGGTGTTCACCTGGGAACGATACTGGCGGGAAACAATTTTATCCAGAACATCTTCATGGTCTTCTTCCTGGGGCTTACGACACTCTTCGCCTACAAAGGGTTGAATGCGGAGGGGCTTTTTTATGCCATCGCCGCGCTGACATCCGCGATGGCAGTGTATATGATCAAAAAACACGATCTCATACTGACCTGGTTCATCGTCGAACTGGTGCTTTCGCTGCGCTATAAATTTGTCTATGAGGGGAGCGAGAACGTTCCGCCGAGCCGTGCGGTACTGCTGCTGGGCAACCATGTGAGCTGGATAGACTGGGTCATCGTCCAGTTGGCAGTAGAACGCCGTACGGTCTTTATGATGGACCGCGATATCTATAATTGGCCGCTGCTGCACCATTTTTTCAAATGGGGCAGTGCCATTCCTGTCTCGGCAAGAGCGTCCAAAGATGCTTTCAGACAGGCCAAAGAGCACCTCGATCACAGCGAACTGGTGACGCTGTTTCCGGAGGGTTCTATCAACCGCGGCGAAGAGCTCCAACCGTTTCTACGCGGTTTTGAACTGGTCGCGAGGGATGCCCATGGTGTGATCGTCCCGTTTTATATCGGCGGCATGTGGGGCAGCCGATATTCGCGTTCACCCAAAAAATATGTCGAAAGACGGTCCCGCTCCTTGCGCCGCAAAGTGACGGTACTGTATGGCGAACCGATGCCTATGCATTCGTCGGCAGACGAGGTCAAAACGGCCGTACAAAAACTCAAGGATGATTACTATGCACAATAA